TCAAAGGATTGACCAATTGTAACTTCCCTATCAGCAACTTTCCCAGAAATCGGAGCAGTCACCGTCACCAGTCCCTTAGCATTGGCGCTGTTTCCCAGTTGTTGCAATCGAGTTTGATAAGTGGCATTACTAAGTTGAATACGTTTTTTTGCTACCTCAACTGCTGATTCAGCACGTTTGAGTTTATTTTCAGCATCAATAACGTCTCGGCGGCTCGAAGCTTTGGTGAGTTCTGCCTTAGCTTGTGCTAGTTGGGTTTGGGATTCCAAGGCATCGCGACGGGGGAGAGCGCCATTATCAGCTAACTGCCTATCTTTGTCAGACTTTTCTTGAGCAAATGCGACTTGGCTCTGGGCTTCGGCTATTTCAGCTGCGGCTATTTGCTGATATTTCTCATAGTTTTGTTGTGCTAGTTGTAAGTCAGCTTGCGCTTGCTGCAAATCAGCCTGACCTTCAGCGAGTTTTTCCTGAGAGTTCACCCGTAGTTCCACCAAGTCAGGACTGGTTACAACAGCAACTGGTTGACCTTTTTTCACGACTGCACCAGGTTCTACCAACAACTCAACCACTTTCGCCCCAGAAATTGGGGTAGTCACTTCCACTTTTTGACTAGGCAGGGTTTCAATTTGACCAGTGGTTTTAATACCAACAGCTCGCCGCTGACGTTTCACTGGCTCGATTTTAATTCCTAAACGTTTTGCGGTTTGGGCATCAACTTGAATAGAACCAGTATTTTGAGAAGCTTCACTTCCTCCTTGAAATTCGTTTCCATGTCCGCCGTGAGCTAAAACAGTTGAGGAATTAGCTAATAACAGCAGGCTTACGAGTGTACCAGAAACACAACGAATTGCTGTAAGTTGTTGGGAACGCAGAGAGTTTAGCATCGCGCTTAAAAAGTCCTTGAGTACTCGAGGAAAGAAGTTGCGATAGCGTATTTATGTTTGTAGGCGCTGAATATGCACACACCTCTTAGTCTTGCATTGAGAAATGAAATTAGGATGAAATAATGCTTACAGCGTTTTTCATATATTTGAACGTCTGAATAC
The sequence above is a segment of the Mastigocladopsis repens PCC 10914 genome. Coding sequences within it:
- a CDS encoding efflux RND transporter periplasmic adaptor subunit; translation: MLNSLRSQQLTAIRCVSGTLVSLLLLANSSTVLAHGGHGNEFQGGSEASQNTGSIQVDAQTAKRLGIKIEPVKRQRRAVGIKTTGQIETLPSQKVEVTTPISGAKVVELLVEPGAVVKKGQPVAVVTSPDLVELRVNSQEKLAEGQADLQQAQADLQLAQQNYEKYQQIAAAEIAEAQSQVAFAQEKSDKDRQLADNGALPRRDALESQTQLAQAKAELTKASSRRDVIDAENKLKRAESAVEVAKKRIQLSNATYQTRLQQLGNSANAKGLVTVTAPISGKVADREVTIGQSFEDAGGKLMTIANDSRVYATANIYEKDLGKVKTGQQVNLKVASVPNRTFTGRIAVVGSVVEDETRVVPVKAEINNLDGVLKPGMFAELEVLTDQTSTAILAIPNSAVVEANGKKQVYVQNGNAYQPVELTLGQTSGDMVEVKTGLFEGDLIVTQRSPQLYAQSLRGGGKAEEHGSTGAGEKDATPHSGVTTQTSALPWWVAAGGGTAVAAVAFVAGAYWSGRSTKPQLQLSTEDTYVLDETPTQSPSWDDNHRVTHEESKVTNEK